A single Populus alba chromosome 7, ASM523922v2, whole genome shotgun sequence DNA region contains:
- the LOC118047751 gene encoding patatin-like protein 3 — protein MLTRKGSLKIQPPVYGSKITILSIDGGGIRGILPGVILAYLEAQLQALDGEDARIADYFDEISGTSTGGLITAMLAAPNEQQRPLFDAKDLVPFYLNNSPKIFPQTSGMFAWPTNVWKAISGPKYDGKYLHKLVRDILKDTRLHQTLTNVVIPTFDIKKIQPVIFSSYQVPDHPITDALLSDICIATSAAPTYFPPHYFKNQDEQGNFEEFNLIDGGIAANNPTLVAISEVAKQMSKKNPDFFPIKPMNYERYLVISIGTGANKNGTTYSAKVASEWGVIGWLFHKGRTPLITCYNNASSDMVDYHNSVVFQASHSENYYLRIDDDKLQGDLSSVDIATKENLENLVKVGEDLLKSPVSHINLDTGGYEPVKDGGTYEEALQRFAKLLSEERKLLQSNSAPAKEEEN, from the exons ATGTTGACAAGAAAAGGTTCTTTAAAAATTCAACCCCCAGTATACGGTAGTAAGATTACCATCCTTAGTATTGATGGAGGAGGGATTAGAGGAATCTTGCCTGGAGTCATTCTTGCATACCTTGAAGCTCAACTACAG GCGCTTGATGGCGAGGATGCAAGGAttgcagattattttgatgaaatatcAGGAACAAGTACTGGTGGTCTCATAACTGCAATGTTAGCTGCACCAAACGAACAGCAACGTCCTCTTTTTGATGCCAAAGATCTAGTTCCTTTTTACCTTAACAATTCCCCTAAAATTTTCCCACAAACAAG TGGGATGTTTGCCTGGCCAACAAATGTTTGGAAAGCTATATCTGGACCTAAGTATGATGGCAAGTATCTACACAAGCTGGTAAGAGATATATTAAAGGACACAAGGTTGCACCAAACCTTGACAAATGTGGTTATCCCTACTTTTGACATCAAGAAAATCCAGCCTGTGATCTTTTCTTCGTATCAG GTTCCAGACCATCCAATCACAGATGCACTACTCTCAGACATATGCATAGCTACCTCAGCAGCTCCAACTTACTTTCCTCCTCATTATTTCAAGAACCAAGATGAACAAGGAAATTTTGAAGAATTTAACCTCATCGATGGTGGCATAGCTGCTAATAACCCA ACCTTGGTGGCCATTAGCGAAGTAGCCAAACAGATGTCAAAGAAGAATCCAGACTTTTTCCCTATCAAGCCAATGAATTATGAACGTTATCTGGTGATCTCTATAGGGACTGGTGCCAATAAGAATGGAACAACATACAGTGCTAAAGTAGCTTCAGAGTGGGGGGTTATCGGCTGGTTATTCCACAAAGGACGCACTCCCTTGATAACTTGCTACAATAATGCTAGTTCTGATATGGTTGATTACCACAACTCTGTGGTTTTTCAAGCCTCTCATTCTGAAAATTACTACCTCCGGATTGAT GACGACAAGCTGCAAGGTGATCTATCTTCTGTTGATATAGCAACAAAAGAAAACTTGGAAAATCTAGTGAAAGTCGGAGAGGACCTGCTGAAGAGTCCAGTTTCGCACATAAATTTGGACACTGGTGGATATGAACCGGTTAAGGATGGTGGTACCTACGAAGAAGCACTCCAAAG ATTTGCAAAACTACTTTCAGAGGAAAGGAAACTCCTGCAGTCTAACTCAGCACCGgccaaggaagaagaaaactaa
- the LOC118047753 gene encoding uncharacterized protein: MVRHSRDIEDVAMVKAAAAAQVGVRTRTRATKKRSRHIKISIKVRSNVTSSRQERVIIRSDNSASYPLDVSSGHRMVTEERCSSPSLEDDFEDNHSLMSSTSCCSSNGSCDEIIKFTDLEEERVEVETSMYYSSSRREREKTPTSSALREESTSENMDSTATPVPLKKPNSHRGSTAAAVIRIRDEEVEQFFCEIEKTVPQRFKDKYNFDFDKDEALEGRYEWVRLNP, encoded by the exons ATGGTAAGACACTCTAGAGATATTGAAGACGTTGCAATGGTGAAAGCCGCCGCCGCCGCTCAAGTTGGGGTGAGAACCAGAACTCGAGCTACAAAGAAAAGATCAAGACATATCAAGATCTCTATTAAAGTTAGAAGTAATGTTACTAGCAGTCGTCAAGAACGCGTAATAATTAGGTCTGACAATTCAGCTTCATATCCACTGGATGTTAGTTCCGGTCACCGGATGGTGACTGAAGAGAGATGTTCAAGCCCTAGCTTAGAAGATGATTTTGAAGATAATCATTCATTAATGTCGTCtacttcttgttgttctagcaATGGATCATGTGATGAGATAATTAAGTTCACAGATCTTGAG gaAGAGAGAGTTGAAGTAGAAACGTCAATGTATTATAGTAGTTCTCGTAGGGAAAG agagAAAACACCGACTTCAAGCGCTCTCCGGGAAGAATCAACATCAGAAAACATGGATTCAACGGCAACCCCAGTGCCATTGAAGAAGCCTAATTCCCATCGAGGATCAACGGCCGCGGCGGTGATAAGGATAAGAGATGAAGAGGTTGAGCAATTCTTCTGCGAAATTGAGAAAACTGTTCCACAACGCTTCAAAGACAA GTATAACTTTGATTTTGACAAAGATGAGGCGTTGGAAGGACGTTATGAGTGGGTTAGATTAAATCCATGA